The following is a genomic window from Solanum lycopersicum chromosome 6, SLM_r2.1.
AGTTCCAATGTTCCATTAGCAgtaaattttttacttaatataATTGTAGTCTGTAGGTACCTATTTTGTTTTGCAGAAAATTCTGGAAATTTTTAGTATAGAACTTTCTTTTATTGGAGTAGCTGCTGGTTTTTTCCCCTTCTTTGATAACTTGGGGTAGCTTAtggtttttcttcttttctttcccttCATTCTTCAATAACTTGGGGTAGATTAGTCTCCAAAAGAAAAAACCTGAGGTAGCTTCCATCaagtcatttaattttttttatgatcatGCACCTCCACTAAATCCATGAGATACCTGTCACCTCACACCCGCAACAAGTACTAGGTAATTTGTCCACCAAGGCTAGGACAGAtgggaagaatcacctagtgttATTGTCTCCGCCTAGGATTTAAACCTGAGGCCTCATGGctctcaaccacttcattgacTGCTAGGCCACACCCTTGGATGCTTTAATTCTGTTTAGTAGTAGTTAATCTAGATGAGGAGAAGATTTTGGGGTCAACAAGTACTGCCTCAGTGTTTCCTTTTTACTCCGTAGAGAGTCGGAAGAATGCAGCAATTCTGCTTTTCGGACTCTCGCATTTATTAATGATCCCCGAAGAGATTCCTCAGGTTACTGGAACAACTCTTACAACTTTTATTCATTGTACTTTTGATCTTCAGGTTATGGAGACATCAATAACTCCATTAGATACTTGCTACCTACCGACATAGGTATGCGGTAACTCTGTCCACCAATCTTAGGcaaatgaaaagaaatcacAAATCATTTTGTCTCTGCAGTCTCCTCGCATTTGCAGCCTAAGTCTAGACATAGATGGTCTTTAGACCACTAGAGGCTACAGCGCATAATTTGATGCAATCTCAATCATATACTGACTCTTACCAATGTTGAAACCTTATCACTCCAGAATTCGCTACCCTAGATGCAGGGATCTTTCCTCAACTAATGCACAACCTAGCAAGATCACTTTCCCTCTAATAATGATTTTAAGTTCCGTATGACTTTTCTCAAGAACTTAATTAGCTCAAACAGACTCTTATCTAAAATCCaaatggcatgtcatcataaacCACTGGTGAACCTCATTCCACCACcaacataaattgaaaaaaggaaacaaaatacTATCTCCTTACTCGTGTATTCTTACAGGACAAAACTTGAAAAGGTTGATAATAGATACTTAGTAAATGGATTAGCTGTCAGGTGGCACCACCTGAACTTACAATCTAATGGTGCCAGTTTAAGTATTCCACACAATAACTATGCGTTCAATTGTCATTGTCCCTTTCCCCTCGCTTGAACTCCAAAGTGAAAAAAGAGAAATGGTAGAAAATGGAAGGTTGAGAACAGAATTAACAACACAAAATTGTCatcaaaaacttatttttggACGCTAAAATCGAGCACGTGGAATACAAAAATATGGACTATAAACAACTAATTCAACAGCCTGTTCAACTAATCTGAAAACGATGCAAATAATGAAATCAAAATTACGGTAAATCCAACAATCTCGAGCAATTTAGAGATCAAAATTACAAATCGATTCCGCTAAAACCGATAAGTTCAATCTTCAAACTAATACAATACATTGAGAACAATTTAAGCAGAAAAAAACACAATACCACACTCATAATCATTATAAAACCTAAAATATGCTTAAAAGTAGGATGAGCAAAGGAAAACCAATCGAGTACTTACATTACTGCCTTTCCAGGTCTGGTACATCCGTAGAAACGACGTATTTTCAACTGCGCCACCATCGGAACCCGTACTCCTCGGCGGAGCGACTCCATTCATGTCTTTTTTTTGGTCTCtgtaacaagaaaaaatattggggaagaaaaaaaaagctgTACAAAATGAATCGGGAAAAGGTCAAATGAAAAGAAAGCAAAAAAGGGAAATGAAAAAAGGCggctttttatttgtttatttttttctctctttaacttttattattacTCCTGCTTCactatttcttctattttggGTTCTTTGCAGGGGGTTTGACTGAAGTTCTGGCAAATAACAAAACGTTGACTGCGTCAGCCACGAGGGATAATGCCGTCAGATCACGGCGACACTCCATTGTATAAAAGCAAAAATGGACGGTGGCGGCGTTAATGTACACaaatttaaatggaaaaaatattttatcctatAGACTATAACTATAATATACAACCTTTGgttaatttgaatatatatatatatatctttttttattatatactgTACTAATCATGTcactttaatttgaaattaaattgaataataattcTAATCTTTTTTTTAGGTATACATCAATATTTCAAAGTTTTTGCACAAATAATTTTTCGTATTATCATCTCATTTAATAGTtatgtataatttaaaataacattttttatctTTGTATAAGAACCATTTTGCTTTTGGTAAACttcaaattaaagaaagatgaaaataaaaatgtactACTATTTGTTAGAATTTATATTAAACGcgtactttttaaaaataaaagtgtatTTTCTTGTTTTGTACATGTTCAAAAcgctttaatttttttgaattaatatatttttagagtcCATGCTTAAATTGTTTGATTGATTTCAAATatcatcttttaatttaaattaaaatattatttatacctaatatcaacaaaaatttgAGCATGAGGAGTGAGTGGCAATTGAAATGATTGAAGGCAAGTATTTTAAATTGTGGAATTAAGTGGGGGACAAATTATGGAATTGCCGACTCTTTCTCTTTCTGTGGTGTGGCATTGGTGAAAGTTAAGACcaattaagattattttatatgaGGAAGTCATAATTAGGAATTGTCACAtcataaacatatgaaaaaaaaaattggaaacaTGAGTTTTAACCAATAATCACAGTAGAATTTGAAATCCTTCAATTTCAGTTTCATGGTAACGCTAATTTGTCACAATTCTAATTTACAAGTACTAATTATAAGATTCAACTtagaaattatcaatttttttgaaataagtCGAGTTTTCTTTCGAATATGAATTATAGATATTCTATATGtctaaagaaatgaaaaaacaaatgtAGTAAGTTAATATTCTCATTAAGTTATATATCAATCGGCTTGAAAAATGAAGATAGATAgtcaagtaaataaaaaattaaaattgaaaagacaaattttgaatttaattagaaatcaaacagtcaattaaaaaaaaataaaagatcaaAAGTTAATTGTTGAAGAGTTGATTTAAACAAACTTTATATCATAAAACCAATAAATAAAAGCTTTTAAGAATTCATTAAAAAACCATTTATGATTCAATAATGCTTAGAAACAATTGCCACCATTAATGGCTTCAACTATGCTCTAAcaaattttgattcttttttttttaaaaaaaaaaaaacaaaacaaatggTTCATAATTAAGTATTAAAGGTCCAAATTTTTACGGATCAGAATCTAACAAACACAATATAATTAGATAAATGCAAAAATTAGTTATTGTCGCAATCTGTTGTGGGGTTTCtgtttatgaaataaaaatatattattagcCTTAATTTGGGAATTTTCAACATAGCCATCCATTTGAAGATATTGAGTAGTTTACCAACTAATTGGGTATTTGAGTTGACCCAAAATCATATAGGTgtctaaaggaaaaaaaaatagaatatgtTTTAAACAGCACattttgtattaaattaataaattggaATTATTATAATAGATATTATGTGCGATGCCAACTGCCAACAACCAACGTCGAGTGCCATGCCAACTATACAATTAATTTTACTCATTCGTTGtctcatatttttatttgaaaaaataaagtgaagacCCTAAGTTGATACATGTAGGAATATGTATCATATACGAAGATTTTCTAAGAAAGATACTATTGCATTCCTAAAACTGTAAATTCGGAGTAATTtcacatgaattttattttcgaaaaaataaGTCAAAGTAACCTAGAAAAAAGTAACTGAAGTATCAACAAACTATAAGATTAATACTACGACTAGTAATACAGACAACACATTGGACGTGTACCGGCCAACAGACAACATTAAATTTGTACCCGCCAACAAACAACGAAACAACACATTAGACTTGTACCCGCCAACggataacaaaacaaaacactGGACTTGTACCCGCAATCTTATGGTTGGAGTTGAATGACACTTGCCAAATAAATTATGACTTTAACGTTGATGAATAAAGTCCATGCCAACCAAATACCCAATTATTCAAGTTTATTGGCCCAATTAAGCGCTGGACTCCTTGGGCCTGGGCTtatctaaaataatttcaaggctcaaacattaaaaaaaaaaaggtcctACCGGGAGTCGAACCCAGGTCGCTGGATTCAAAGTCCAGAGTGCTAACCACTACACCATAGAACCCAACATGTTGCAGTACTGCAGATTTTACTATTAATATAAACTAAGTAGCTCCCAAGTTCCAAGTTGAATTGTATTGAGATGCGGTGCAGCTACGTAGACTTAAAGAATGATCACTTGAATATCtttatcgaaaaattatatggaacaaataaaacataatacaGTACATATAggtcaaaacaaaaataacattttagaaattttaaaataaattttgaataccCTTTGACAAAATTCATAGCATAGTCATTAGTATTGAGGACCTTTTTGCTAATAAAACACCACTTAGATGTTTTTCTAAttcaaatgaataaataaaaaatattaatttaagttTCAATAACTAAATTGTGCTTTCAATTCTCGTCAAAAGTCGGGTGAAAAAGATTATCTTCAAAAATGCtgtgaaatttgaattttaaattcatcatgatttaacttttaaaatcgAATTAGTTGAAACGAATAACCATTTTTTTTACTCAAACATGTCAAAGCAAAAGAGAACTAAAAGAAACGAAAAAAGATATGACGGAAATGTGCATATTAATTCacaaatattatgtaaaataaaCCTTTGCGATTCAAATCCTTCCTTAAATCCTCACATATAATAGAAGATTAATACATCGAGCCATAAAGTTATTCATTTTGATTTGGAGTGAGGATTAATTAGCCACGTCGTCCTGCATGGCTTCaaagataataggaaaaaataacataattttgaaCTGCTGAAATATATTAAGAGGACACTAGCCATCCACAAAATCCTAAATTAAAGCTTCGTCCTCTTGTTGTCTCccattatttttccttttctaaatGTAAAAAAGGTGGATATATACAGGATTAATCTtatccaaaaaaatatgaagaaaagcAAAGCCAACATGATATAAGATATAGTTCAAGATTCTGATCAATTCATAAAAGGCAGCAAATTGTCCGAGCCTTATAAGGAGGGGCAAAGTCACCATGTCTTTAGAGGTGTATCTGAACCCCCTTCGGCgaaaaatattactatatatacatagttaaaattattttaaatgtatataataGATGTCGAACCTCCTTGGATTAGTTCATATGTTTATTTCTTCGAATTCTGAATCcccttattaaaaataatggcTCCATCACTGCATacaaggagtccacccatctcattagcCACCGATGTGGAACACGCCCAGCAtgaacatttttaattttagggACCTAACATTGAGTTAGACGAActctgctctgataccatattgaATTGGGTcttaaaaagttgttaaaagaaaatttctccatatatatcaattttcttAAAGAAACATACGTGTCTTCCTTCATCCCtaatatgattaattatttggaatttcccaatatgattaattattctgattttgatttcttttctaaaTAATCAATTTAGGGCAAATATATAGGAAATTTATCGATAATTTCTAACTAATTCATCGGCGAAAAGCTCCTAGCTAGTTCAGTTTTTCTTATATATCATCACTAAATCAAGTGAGCATAAGATTTTTGTTATATAAttagtttgaaaattttgtttgtcattaattttttttttctaatagttatatataaactaaaaacaccgtaaatttatttgaaaactcTTATATATCTTGAACGATCAAGGAAATAACAATAATTCTTTTTGGATCCGACTCCCCTTCACTACCCTTTCTCGTATAAACATGTAATTAGATTCATTTAATTATACTACGTACTACACAGATTATTGACGCAACGTAACCCACCTACAAGACAAGATAAGCCTACTAATAAAGCTTCCAAAGCAAATCATGTGATCATTTTTATCACCTACATACAGTACTATAGTAAATATATTGTccttgttataaaaaaaaaaaattaaggcaaGTATTATATATAATCGATTCAATACATTATTAATGCCAAATGGCAAACATTAGTTGGTCCTTCCATCATTCCTGGATTGATTTTTTGCTGATTAGGAACACATTTTGTCatcagaaaaaataattatttatgatatatttttttaattcgtcCTCCCTCTAAAAAAGATgtctttatatataataataataattttagatttaaaatattttagatgtttGTAAATAAGTTATAGTCATATAAATATCTATGATTTAATTCAgattacataatttatttatttttacataaattggAATGAAAAGAAGCAATATAATTAATCACGGGCAAGATTAGTGCCCCTTTGGATTGAAAGATGAGTCGATGACATAATAAAAGCGTTACATAGGGCCCTTtgtaaagatataattattaaacACCTCATTAAAAAgtgcttttatttgttttttattttaaagaaattgaaagagaaataTAGTGTAGATCATAAATAGAAGTTCTCCACTAATGACACTTACTATATAAACATGTCAAATGAGCCATCGCTAAggcaaaatatttctttctttaattagttataaaaaaaatggctGGATTTTCTGACCACTGGACCTTTGCATTTGGTGTCCTCGgtaatatttcatttgtttcaatttatgttgttatacaaaaaaaaataattatcaaatgaTTGCATGGAATATTCTAATTTATAATTTACGTACATATTTTGCAGGAAACATTATCTCATTTTTCGTTTTCCTTTCCCCACTGTATGTCTCTTGttcattaaattcatttttttatcatccttcaatgtttttttttaattgtctcAATATATCAATTAATTTGCATAATTATGCTTGTAATACAGGCCaacattttataatatttacaagaaaaaatCAACAGAAGGTTATCAATCAATTCCATACGTGGTTGCACTATTTAGTGCAATGCTTTGGATTTACTATGCATTTCTCAAGACCAACACCACACTTCTCGTCACTATTAACACTTTTGGATGCTTCATTGAAACTTTATACGTTGGCTTCTACCTTTTCTATGCACCAAAGAAAGCCAGGGTGAGCTTTTTGATATACTAGTACTTTCAAAATATATCAGATCAGTTGAAAGATAATTACATGTAACTGTTCGAAATTCAATTTTTGACTTTTGCTAATGTAGGTCCAAACTATAAAACTACTTCTTTTATTAGTAGTTGGTGGTTTTGGAGCTATTATCCTCATCACTCAATTTCTATTCAAAGGAGCAATCCGTGCCCAAATTGTTGGATGGATTTGCCTTGTGTTTTCCTTGTGTGTTTTTGTAGCACCATTATGCATAGTGGTAAGTTTATACATacatattattgaatttaatttgttGTACAAATTTTTCACACTATCAAATCACTTAACAGATAATTATACATAGCTCTACGTCTACCATAAGTAGAATTGGTTATCTACAAAATAAATTAGCAAACTTAAAttacatgaataatataaaagatatttatatttatacaatcaataaatgaaaatgatgttgaattttcttatttaatgcAGAGACAAGTAATCAAAACAAAGAGTGTGGAATACATGCCGTTTCTCCTCTCTGTTTTCCTCACTTTAAGTGCTGTTATGTGGTTTTTTTATGGTCTTCTATTAAAAGACTTCAACATTGCGGTAAGTTCAATTGATACTTTCATTTCCTATTGATAACACACATTCTCTTtccgttttaatttattagtctTATCATCTTTATATtctctttctaaaaaaaataaaaaaattgacaacTTTTTAATCATAATCGTTCATATGacatgtttaaaaacataagattaAATGATACATCACTCatcttaaattaaaacaaaaatatatttttttaagctCTAGaactaatattatatatatattttttctttcttattttttggtTGAATAGATTCCAAATGTGTTGGGATTTATCTTTGGTATTCTCCAAATGATACTCTATGTGATGTacaacaagaaagagaaagttGTTATAAAGGAGCAGAATCTTCCAGAACTAAAAGACCATGTTATAATCATAGAGGATGACAAGAAGAAGCTTCCAGAACTAAGTGAAGAGcaaattattaacataattaaacttGGTTCACTTGTTTATTCAGacaaaaattatggaaatttaaCTGAGGTTGCTAAAAATGACAAGGCTATTTCCAAGCTGCAAACTTTGGAAGCTTGACACTTTGTAAATTTGTTTGGTAATTTGTAAATTTGCAAGCATGTTTATATTAAGCCAAATAAAAGGATTATTGgcttattttgatttgatttctaTTGTATTTACATAATTAGTGCTTAATTATCAACTGTAAATTTTGTTTGCCCATTAATATTTCAAGCTCTAATTGTGATCACTTTCTGATGATCTCCGCTTTCTTACCTATATAGTTAGACTTTTCTATCACCATactaatttattataatgcaaaattttatttgatatcaaCTTTTATATTAAGTTACATCACAGATTTCTCAACAATAatactttatataaaacaaaaaagttcGCTATAAGCTATAGCGggtaaaatatatcaaaaaaaccaacattgttataaagatattttattatttattgagaATAAACATGTATGtttattgaaatgaataaaaatgcgaatcaaaatattaatcaaaaggATATTTTTAGATCAAACCGTTTTAAATgaccattttatttatttcacataatttaagaatatttttttatctttaaaaccGTATAATTACCATTCACCAAAAAGGCTAGCatatatttaaatgttttttcctttcataATAGTGTATTTCGTATTGAacttatatttacatatatttaacAATTTTGATTCATTTAATTGAAGAAAATTGAACGATAAAAGATTAAAGTAACAAGTATATATTAACCCTAATTAGGATCACAATGAATAGTTTGAGACTTTTAGCCTGTTTTTAAAAGTGAACGGCGTCTAATCAaacttttaatgaaaaagaTGTGAGTTTGCCTAGTAGCCGAAGCTATTTTTGATAAGTTGAAAAACTCCAATTAATATTGACAAAAATAACTTTCAAATTAAATACCCAAATATAAACAACTTTTCTCTTAATgtacctttttaaaaataatacttcttataaaaaaataataattttcaaaatagaaGTTTTTGCTCAAATAAACTAGTGAACCGACGGAAAGGTACCAAATATACCTGCTCCGCTGCTCGGACAAACATGGTACAGTGTCTTTATCAGAGGTGGTATAGTAGCATTGCAATTATTCTATTAGTATGAGTCACGTTATCTGAATGTAACAGTATAATAATACTTTATGAATCTTGTCTTCTCCGATCCATTTTCCAccaaattcttattttattaaacacACTTGACATGTATATGAGGAAATTAATGGCTAAGATTCATATGATTAAATCAAAAGtctaatcataatttaaataattaatatttcatattaattaggTTAATCTTTGATTCAAATTTCCTGTGGTTCTTTCTCTTTAAAATTAGCTATCGTAGAGAATTATATGACAAACAATTTAGCTTTtaaatttctccttttttttttgtaaaaaaaaaagaagataaatacTGCTTAGGGAAAAAAATAGGAAGAGAAAGaaaagttaataatattttcatgatgaacaacatattatattgatataattgtGGCATTATTAATTATAGTATTAATTACCTAAATCTTAATTTAATGAATTGAATCATAGTCATTACTTTTATATATTCCAGGTGTCTAAGAAATTGTGAAAAATGGAGAGGAGCCAAATGCCAAAATCCATATTTTACTATCATAAGACTTCAAATTTGAGCCTTtggtagaaaaatattttaatttttcctctTTGCATGCAAtttaaaatgagtaaaaagaatataattgcAACTTGAATAAAGCTAAAATCACCAATTATGACAGcctttttaaattcaaactttatttgATGCAGtatgtaaaaagaaaattagagaAACCTAAATAATAGAATGctaatattttttacaaaaaaaaaaaaaagaatgagagGATGAAAATTTATGTATACATATTTTGTGATTGGAGATTAAGGGTACAATTGTATGTATGCGCCACGTCCTTGTTTCAATCATGATTTGGAAAGTATATATAAAGTTGGACGGAAGATAAATATTGTCCAGAAGAATTGAAGGAAAAGCTAGAAAGTTTATTCAGGatttttttagtataataaaataaagccGATAACATTGAGTATAGATAgatcttaagaaaattataagatAGATACAATAATCgaataaagtatttttaaaaagtatattatatattgggtatttttttttctctattgcGTGGAAATCATCTCCCCATCATCCTCATATGAATTAGGGTTGCTCCATGTTTTGAATCTAgcactaaaaataaatattaatcattTGATCGTGAAGGTCGACTCTCAGATATTACTAAAGCATTAAATTGATACACTCACCTGTTTATTAGCCGAACATGGAAGGAAGACTATGGATCCAAATATGCCTATGAACAAGTTGTTTGTTTTTTAAGTATctccttcttttacactaaaaGCTCTTGAAGAAGATGTAAATGAAACTATATCGTTTTGATCAGTTTCTCATTTTATGGATGAacctattatttaattaataaaatcctTTCAATtccaaagcaaaaaaaaaatttattatcatataaaaatttacagctcaaaaaataaaatacaaaaagactACTCTAAATCGAACACAACTAATAATCATCTATCTCCTAACCAATTATCAACTATTTTAACTTCGGATAgccgttcaacatcgtgaagtaTTGAACTAGAGGCAAGAATCAGAATTATAACCCCAGCCACGGTGTATTATTGATGCCACATGGCAAACATTGATTGGTCACTGATCTCCATCACTATATGATCCATTCTTTTTGCTGAGTAAAAGCACAATTCGTACAGCAAATAAAAGGGGAATCTTACGTACAGTTTAGTGTGTGttcactataaaaaaaaaagattttcaaatttttaacaattcttttttacttataaaaagGGGCTTCATAAAATAAGTGAAATGACTTctataacaaaaatagaaaaaaaaaataagctcATTAGTTTAATTATGTCTTCCTTATCCTCTAATATATCTTATTATCCCTCTGCTCTCTAAAACCCTCGTCTTCATCGATCCAGACTAACTCGTCTTTcatgatatttatttaaattatatttaaatatttttaagataatattttcAACGAACATTATCCACCATTTTGAAGACCCCCTTGTGCATGAATTATAAGCTTAGTGCGGCCTCTATGGATTGGTAGATGACATAACAAAAGTTCCATATGGGGCCTGTTCCTTTTAAGATATGAAACCCTGCCACTTACACCCCTAAAAAGAAAAGTTGGCTATAGACAAGGTTGAAAggtcctttattttttttttattaaaaaaataataaagtgaaGTAATTCTCATAATtaagtttgaaattaaatttatattttatttgattgaagatattattaatcttaaaaaaaatttataccttaaattaaataaagtataaaaatCCTAACATCTTCTATATATGAGatggaataaattaatttaaaaattatatttttgagataatTTAATTCGCGAATCAAACGACAATACGATAAAAAGAGGATCTCCACTAATAGCACACACTTTCCTACTCTAGCTATATATAACATGTACTTATCAAGCCACCTTCATTCATTGTCAAATAGAACTACCaatttattgaaattatattatcaGGTAATACAGCAAGCCAAGGcattttttctttagaaaaaaaaaataatggctGATTTTTCTGTCCACTGGGTTTTTGCATTTGGGGTGCTaggtaaaaaaaatcatttttattttttttaatgttttcttcCTATTATTCATTAATAACGTCACAAATAATGATTGTTTTACCTTCTTTTGTTCTATTTTGCAGGAAACATAATCTCCTTTTTCGTTTTCCTTTCTCCACTGTATGTCTCTTGATCCTTATGTTCCTATTCTTCTTTCTAATGTACGTATTCTGCGTAACAACTTGCGCGATCGatctattaattaataatttaatatcatatacTTTTATATGTCTTGCAGGCCAACATTTTATAAGATGTACAAAAAGAAATCAACAGAAGGCTATCAATCAATTCCATATATTGTTGCTTTATTCAGTGCAATGCTTTGGATTTACTATGCATTTCTCAAGACCAACACTACACTTCTCATCACTATTAACACTTTTGGATGCTTTGTCGAAATTATGTATATTGGCTTttaccttttctatgcatcaaAGGAAGCCAGGGTAAGCTTTTCGATTTGTACAATAAAAACGTAAACGAAGTACTTTAAAATATCAGATCaactaaaaaataacttaattttttgacTTCGCTAGCGTAATTAATTAATGCAGGTCCAAACTGTAAAGTTACTTCTTTTATTAGTGGTTGGTGGCTTTGGAGCTATTGTCCTAGTGAGCCAATTTTTATTCGAAGGAGCAGTTCGTGTACAAGTGGTTGGGTGTATTTGCCTTATTTGTTCCTTGTGTGTTTTTGTAGCACCTTTATGCATAGTGGTAAGTTTACACATATACATATTGTTGAAACATTTTAACTTATTATATAGAATTTTTACACTATCATATCAGCAAAAAAATCTACACGTGTTACAACATgttaaataatattgatatcattaaaaaaaaatctgtactataaatacataaaaatgatgttgaatttcttatttaatGCAGAGACAAGTAATCAAAACAAAAAGTGTGGAATATATGCCATTTCTCCTCTCTGTTTTCCTCACTTTAAGTGCTGTTATGTGGTTCTTTTATGGTATTCTATTAGAAGACTTCAACATTGCGGTaagttttcttgtttttttttttaacttcattgATTTCTCAGATAGTCACTCAACTAAtagtattattaaaaaatagaaattttctgAGAATAATAACTATATGTTGAGTGACTAAATATGAACTCTGTTCACGacttttatatgtaatttattgaAATATGATACTAATATTTTCCCttgctctctctctctttctaaaTTAATAGATTCCAAATGTATTGGGGTTCATATTTGGTATTCTTCAAATGGTGCTCTATGTGATGTACTACAACAAGAAAGAGGAAGAGTTTGTAAAGGAGAAGAATCTTCCAGACCTAAAAAACCATGTGATAATCTTACACAATGATAAGAAGTTTCCAGAACTAAGTGAAGagcaaatta
Proteins encoded in this region:
- the LOC101265550 gene encoding bidirectional sugar transporter SWEET9, with the translated sequence MAGFSDHWTFAFGVLGNIISFFVFLSPLPTFYNIYKKKSTEGYQSIPYVVALFSAMLWIYYAFLKTNTTLLVTINTFGCFIETLYVGFYLFYAPKKARVQTIKLLLLLVVGGFGAIILITQFLFKGAIRAQIVGWICLVFSLCVFVAPLCIVRQVIKTKSVEYMPFLLSVFLTLSAVMWFFYGLLLKDFNIAIPNVLGFIFGILQMILYVMYNKKEKVVIKEQNLPELKDHVIIIEDDKKKLPELSEEQIINIIKLGSLVYSDKNYGNLTEVAKNDKAISKLQTLEA
- the LOC101247627 gene encoding bidirectional sugar transporter SWEET9-like isoform X1 codes for the protein MADFSVHWVFAFGVLGNIISFFVFLSPLPTFYKMYKKKSTEGYQSIPYIVALFSAMLWIYYAFLKTNTTLLITINTFGCFVEIMYIGFYLFYASKEARVQTVKLLLLLVVGGFGAIVLVSQFLFEGAVRVQVVGCICLICSLCVFVAPLCIVRQVIKTKSVEYMPFLLSVFLTLSAVMWFFYGILLEDFNIAIPNVLGFIFGILQMVLYVMYYNKKEEEFVKEKNLPDLKNHVIILHNDKKFPELSEEQIIEIVKLGSLISCTQKFDLDLCLHENIAEDHKKLRKTLEI
- the LOC101247627 gene encoding bidirectional sugar transporter SWEET12-like isoform X2 — its product is MFLFFFLMPTFYKMYKKKSTEGYQSIPYIVALFSAMLWIYYAFLKTNTTLLITINTFGCFVEIMYIGFYLFYASKEARVQTVKLLLLLVVGGFGAIVLVSQFLFEGAVRVQVVGCICLICSLCVFVAPLCIVRQVIKTKSVEYMPFLLSVFLTLSAVMWFFYGILLEDFNIAIPNVLGFIFGILQMVLYVMYYNKKEEEFVKEKNLPDLKNHVIILHNDKKFPELSEEQIIEIVKLGSLISCTQKFDLDLCLHENIAEDHKKLRKTLEI